One window from the genome of Streptomyces sp. NBC_00597 encodes:
- a CDS encoding phosphosulfolactate synthase has translation MSEANGAQSPQRAFLASLGVVRRTPRTYPFDPGYDVATVVSHIAQSHSLMAGLKLSMATWLLIEDSSLQQKIRAARDHGLAVTVGGGMFEIAADLGRLDEYLDLCRRLSVTGIEAGQGFTRSDPHPGRVLEAATARGLTVTYEIGGKHDGAFDEETTKRLIAEGGQWLNEGATHLVVEGRENAADVGLFDSHGQLSRGLADTLADEFGLDRLIFEAPTKSSQFALLDHFGAGVALGNVRLEELLRVETYRHGLHSDAYERSFPAK, from the coding sequence GTGTCCGAAGCGAACGGCGCGCAATCCCCGCAACGGGCTTTCCTCGCATCACTCGGCGTCGTCCGTCGGACGCCCCGGACCTACCCCTTCGACCCCGGCTACGACGTCGCGACGGTGGTCTCCCACATCGCCCAGAGCCACTCCCTGATGGCGGGTCTCAAGCTCTCCATGGCGACGTGGCTGCTCATCGAGGACAGCAGCCTGCAGCAGAAGATCCGGGCCGCCCGGGACCACGGCCTTGCGGTGACGGTCGGCGGAGGCATGTTCGAGATTGCCGCCGACCTCGGCCGACTGGACGAGTACCTCGACCTGTGCCGGCGGCTGAGCGTCACGGGCATCGAGGCGGGCCAGGGGTTCACCCGCTCCGACCCCCACCCCGGACGCGTACTGGAGGCCGCGACGGCCCGCGGCCTCACGGTCACCTACGAGATAGGCGGGAAGCACGACGGGGCGTTCGACGAGGAGACGACGAAGCGGCTCATCGCAGAGGGCGGCCAATGGCTCAACGAAGGCGCCACCCATCTTGTCGTCGAAGGCCGTGAGAACGCCGCCGACGTCGGGCTCTTCGATTCCCACGGCCAGTTGAGCCGCGGACTCGCCGACACGCTCGCGGATGAATTCGGACTCGACCGCCTCATATTCGAGGCACCCACCAAGTCGAGCCAATTCGCACTGCTCGACCATTTCGGCGCCGGCGTCGCCCTGGGCAACGTGCGACTGGAAGAGCTGCTCAGGGTGGAAACCTACCGGCACGGTCTGCACAGCGACGCGTACGAACGCTCTTTCCCCGCCAAGTGA
- a CDS encoding methyltransferase, with protein MSTDREHVIATATDPVVREFLRMADDSIVAVLPYALSVAAHLGVADEFSDSERKVEELAGALDLSPGALERLLRTLASCGFFTDHGEGRFALTRLGQLLQTDSPVSMRATLSNVDSYRAWLGAVDTIATGRPAFDSQFGAGFFTHKDSDGQVGATFDERMRERAGRLYAGLATLPAWNDTRCLLDIGGGKGAVLASILTANPHVSGVLFDRRSVVERAEVSGELAPLRDRCRTESGDFFQEIPAGADAHLMCSVLHDWEDDDAVTILRRSREALPADGRLLICEMLLPESGAAHPAWWSDLGMMVVLGGRERTLDQYRSLLRRAGLHLSDVTPLPDSFFSVLEARRDAC; from the coding sequence GTGAGTACCGACCGAGAGCACGTCATCGCGACCGCGACCGACCCGGTGGTCCGCGAATTCCTGCGCATGGCAGACGACAGCATCGTCGCCGTACTGCCGTACGCGCTGTCCGTCGCCGCCCACTTGGGCGTCGCGGACGAATTCAGCGACTCCGAACGGAAGGTGGAGGAGCTGGCCGGGGCGCTCGACCTGTCGCCAGGAGCCCTGGAACGGCTCCTGCGGACCCTTGCCAGCTGCGGATTCTTCACCGACCACGGTGAGGGCCGCTTCGCCCTCACCCGGCTGGGCCAACTGCTCCAGACCGACTCGCCCGTCTCGATGCGGGCGACCCTCAGCAACGTCGACTCCTACCGCGCCTGGCTCGGAGCCGTCGACACCATCGCCACCGGCCGGCCGGCCTTCGACAGCCAGTTCGGCGCCGGATTCTTCACCCACAAGGACAGCGACGGCCAGGTCGGCGCCACCTTCGACGAACGCATGCGGGAGCGGGCGGGCCGTCTCTACGCGGGCCTCGCCACCCTCCCCGCATGGAACGACACCCGCTGCCTCCTCGACATCGGCGGCGGCAAGGGCGCCGTCCTCGCCTCCATCCTGACCGCCAACCCGCACGTCAGCGGAGTTCTCTTCGACCGCCGCAGCGTCGTCGAACGCGCCGAGGTCTCCGGCGAACTCGCTCCACTGCGAGACCGCTGCCGGACCGAATCGGGCGACTTCTTCCAGGAGATCCCCGCCGGAGCCGACGCCCACCTGATGTGCAGCGTGCTCCACGACTGGGAGGACGACGACGCCGTCACCATCCTGCGCCGCAGCCGCGAGGCACTCCCCGCGGACGGCCGCCTGCTCATTTGCGAAATGCTCCTTCCCGAATCGGGCGCAGCCCACCCCGCCTGGTGGAGCGACCTCGGAATGATGGTCGTCCTCGGCGGCCGCGAGCGCACCCTGGACCAGTACCGGTCCCTGCTCCGGCGGGCGGGCCTGCACCTTTCGGACGTCACCCCGCTCCCGGACTCGTTCTTCAGCGTGCTCGAAGCGAGACGAGACGCCTGCTGA
- a CDS encoding 2,3-diaminopropionate biosynthesis protein SbnB — protein MNALDPIARDGLLYLSAADVERAVGSEHTLFVEAVEAALRAQAADDVVQPLKPYLRRPDRPHPTDRIIAMPAYVGGEVHLSGIKWIGSAHDNQEVRGLPRASAVIVLNDADSAYPVAVMDGSVVSAWRTAAVSALACRHLAPEGRRLAILGTGLLARTHLSLLCETWGRPEAVEVHDVSPRQAESFARWAREEHGVTVTVHDDAAGCLRNADVILVVTTAPGPWIPAEWVPRGSLFLNVSLADPMPDVVLASDKVVVDCYEQVMRPGKLLHTMAQQGTFGPERCHADLSQLVTGARPGREKPEETIFFNPIGQAVGDIACSAAVYRRAVENGVGTRLER, from the coding sequence TTGAACGCGTTGGACCCCATCGCACGTGATGGGCTGCTCTACCTGTCGGCCGCCGACGTGGAACGCGCCGTCGGCTCCGAACACACCCTCTTCGTGGAAGCCGTGGAGGCCGCACTGCGCGCCCAGGCCGCCGACGACGTGGTGCAACCGCTCAAGCCCTACCTGCGCCGGCCCGACCGCCCGCACCCGACCGACCGCATCATCGCCATGCCCGCCTACGTGGGAGGCGAGGTCCACCTCTCCGGCATCAAATGGATCGGCAGCGCCCACGACAACCAGGAGGTCCGAGGCCTACCGCGGGCCTCCGCGGTGATCGTCCTCAACGACGCGGACAGCGCCTACCCCGTCGCCGTCATGGACGGCTCCGTCGTGAGCGCATGGCGGACCGCTGCGGTCTCCGCCCTGGCCTGCCGGCACCTGGCGCCCGAGGGCAGGCGCCTCGCGATCCTGGGAACCGGTCTCCTCGCCAGGACGCACCTGTCCCTCCTGTGCGAAACGTGGGGCAGGCCCGAGGCGGTGGAGGTCCATGACGTCTCCCCCCGGCAGGCGGAGTCCTTCGCGCGCTGGGCCCGCGAGGAGCACGGGGTGACCGTCACCGTTCACGACGACGCCGCCGGATGCCTGCGCAACGCGGACGTCATCCTCGTGGTCACCACCGCCCCCGGGCCGTGGATCCCCGCCGAGTGGGTGCCGCGCGGCTCCCTGTTCCTGAACGTTTCGCTCGCAGACCCCATGCCGGACGTCGTCCTCGCCAGCGACAAGGTCGTCGTCGACTGCTACGAGCAGGTCATGCGTCCCGGGAAACTTCTCCACACCATGGCGCAGCAGGGCACCTTCGGTCCCGAACGCTGCCATGCGGACCTCTCGCAGCTCGTCACCGGCGCACGTCCGGGCCGCGAGAAGCCCGAGGAGACCATCTTCTTCAACCCCATCGGACAGGCCGTCGGAGACATCGCCTGCTCGGCCGCCGTCTACAGACGGGCCGTCGAGAACGGCGTGGGAACTCGACTGGAAAGGTAA
- a CDS encoding acyl carrier protein, producing the protein MLPAEREAKVREIICEVLELEEEELTPAGRFREDYGADSMNAVEIQSQIEVALDIEIAREDLKRMVDLKTVLEILETAKAR; encoded by the coding sequence GTGCTTCCTGCCGAGCGCGAGGCGAAAGTCCGCGAAATAATCTGCGAAGTGCTCGAACTGGAGGAGGAAGAGCTGACCCCCGCCGGACGGTTCCGGGAAGACTACGGTGCGGACTCCATGAACGCCGTGGAAATCCAGAGTCAAATCGAGGTGGCCCTCGACATCGAAATCGCGCGGGAAGACCTGAAACGGATGGTCGACCTGAAGACGGTGCTGGAGATCCTCGAAACGGCCAAGGCAAGGTAG
- a CDS encoding beta-ketoacyl-[acyl-carrier-protein] synthase family protein, with protein MTSTGDSTNGRRRRVVITGMGVLSSIGNGVGPFTDALRAGRSGTTDITRFDTRDFPQRRGHQVTDFEPGDWIHHLPLEDVGPAAGFAIAASRMALSDAGLSASELHERRRGFIAVGTTDGGVPDLDGIVEAVLPGGLEDMPAVLARRVPASQLSVHLARELGLPNVEAVSIATACAAGNYAIGAGLDAVRSGEADYALVGGSDVLCRKTLAGFTRLGLVAEEECRPFDSERDGLLLGEGAGMLLLEDADSAHARGARVYAEVMGYGLNCDAHHPVAPERESVGRCMRLALDDAGISPEDVDLVCAHGTGTQTNDITEVQAMHDVFGEQLPRATAVKSMIGHTMGAASALGAVAGALAIHHGFVPPTANHRHTDPECAVDCTPNRSVEADVRIVQNSALAFGGNNAVLVLGSPDGRRTPPAVQNPDQEPTAQKEQPC; from the coding sequence ATGACGAGCACGGGGGACAGTACGAACGGCAGGCGCCGGAGAGTGGTCATCACCGGCATGGGCGTTCTTTCGAGCATCGGCAACGGCGTCGGGCCGTTCACCGACGCGCTGCGGGCCGGACGCTCGGGCACCACCGACATCACCCGGTTCGACACCCGGGACTTCCCGCAGCGGCGCGGACACCAGGTGACGGACTTCGAACCCGGGGACTGGATTCACCACCTTCCCCTGGAAGACGTGGGACCCGCCGCCGGATTCGCCATTGCGGCAAGCCGCATGGCCCTGTCGGACGCAGGACTGAGCGCGTCGGAGTTGCACGAGCGACGGCGCGGGTTCATCGCCGTCGGCACCACGGACGGCGGCGTACCGGACCTGGACGGCATCGTCGAGGCCGTCCTCCCCGGAGGCCTCGAAGACATGCCGGCCGTCCTGGCCCGCCGCGTCCCCGCATCGCAGCTCTCGGTACACCTCGCACGCGAGCTCGGCCTCCCCAACGTCGAAGCCGTCTCGATCGCCACTGCCTGCGCTGCGGGGAACTACGCCATCGGCGCCGGACTCGACGCCGTACGGTCCGGCGAAGCCGACTACGCCCTCGTCGGCGGATCGGACGTGCTGTGCCGCAAGACGCTCGCCGGGTTCACCCGGCTCGGCCTCGTCGCCGAAGAGGAGTGCCGCCCCTTCGACTCCGAGCGCGACGGCCTCCTGCTCGGCGAGGGAGCCGGCATGCTCCTGCTGGAGGACGCCGACTCCGCGCACGCCCGCGGCGCCCGCGTGTACGCGGAAGTCATGGGCTACGGACTGAACTGCGACGCCCACCACCCCGTCGCTCCCGAACGGGAAAGCGTGGGCCGCTGCATGCGCCTGGCCCTGGACGACGCCGGAATCAGCCCCGAAGACGTCGACCTCGTCTGCGCGCACGGCACCGGCACCCAGACGAACGACATCACCGAAGTGCAGGCCATGCACGACGTCTTCGGCGAGCAGCTGCCCCGCGCCACCGCAGTCAAGTCCATGATCGGGCACACCATGGGCGCGGCCAGCGCCCTCGGCGCAGTGGCGGGCGCCCTCGCCATCCACCACGGCTTCGTGCCCCCCACGGCCAACCACCGGCACACCGACCCGGAATGCGCCGTCGACTGCACACCCAACCGGTCCGTCGAAGCAGACGTGCGGATCGTCCAGAACAGCGCCCTGGCCTTCGGCGGCAACAACGCCGTCCTCGTCCTCGGCAGCCCCGACGGCCGACGGACCCCACCGGCGGTGCAGAACCCCGACCAGGAGCCGACGGCGCAAAAGGAGCAGCCGTGCTGA
- a CDS encoding beta-ketoacyl synthase N-terminal-like domain-containing protein has translation MLSTGAGRPQRPVITAWSAVSPFGVGREPFERGLSAGRTTARRPDTDVWGVVAEPLAHLVPDFEVRQVLGKAGTRGLDRATGLAITAVRELLRHAPDIVDDSGLTTGIVLGTTAGSAQGYADVTRASFEGRRPQDVPPVAIPNMAMNRATSASAIFHGLRGPNSTLAAGRVSGLMALEHGRRLLAQHRADRVVVGATEEYSQARSWLEHHRRHARDADAALGEGSAVLLLERPDGIGAERTVLAEVLAVTSCIDVDGDPVAALRSCLSAVLDAAAVAAGDVWAAMPSSCGGTPDPGEARLLKDTFGTEAVSRPAIGSLIGDTSAAASLFQIAALLSTAQHAADDRGHDGDRLALVSAVDPDGAVACALLRLPSSGR, from the coding sequence GTGCTGAGCACCGGGGCCGGCCGGCCGCAGCGCCCCGTCATCACCGCCTGGTCGGCCGTGTCGCCGTTCGGGGTGGGACGCGAGCCCTTCGAACGGGGACTGTCGGCCGGCCGCACGACCGCCCGGCGCCCCGACACCGACGTGTGGGGGGTCGTCGCCGAGCCGCTGGCCCATCTCGTACCGGACTTCGAGGTCCGCCAAGTACTGGGGAAGGCCGGGACCAGGGGGCTCGACCGCGCCACCGGCCTGGCGATCACTGCGGTGCGCGAGCTGCTGCGGCACGCGCCCGACATCGTCGACGACAGTGGTCTCACCACCGGGATCGTGCTCGGTACCACCGCCGGCAGCGCACAGGGATACGCAGACGTGACCCGTGCCTCCTTCGAAGGCCGACGCCCCCAGGACGTCCCGCCCGTGGCCATCCCGAACATGGCGATGAACAGGGCCACTTCGGCCAGCGCCATCTTCCACGGCCTCCGCGGACCGAACAGCACCCTCGCAGCCGGACGGGTATCGGGCCTCATGGCCCTCGAACACGGCCGTCGCCTGCTCGCGCAGCACCGCGCCGACCGCGTCGTCGTCGGCGCCACCGAGGAGTACTCGCAGGCCCGTTCCTGGCTGGAGCACCACCGGCGGCACGCCCGCGACGCGGACGCGGCACTGGGCGAGGGATCCGCCGTCCTCCTGCTGGAGCGGCCCGATGGCATCGGCGCCGAGCGCACCGTCCTGGCCGAGGTACTGGCGGTCACCTCGTGCATCGACGTGGACGGCGATCCCGTCGCCGCCCTGCGCTCCTGCCTGTCCGCCGTGCTCGACGCCGCCGCAGTGGCGGCCGGGGACGTCTGGGCCGCCATGCCGAGCAGCTGCGGCGGCACACCGGATCCGGGGGAGGCCCGGCTCCTCAAGGACACGTTCGGCACGGAGGCGGTCTCCCGGCCCGCGATCGGATCGCTGATCGGAGACACCTCCGCCGCCGCGTCCCTCTTCCAGATCGCGGCGCTGCTGAGCACCGCACAGCACGCCGCCGACGACCGCGGCCACGACGGCGACCGTCTGGCGCTGGTCAGCGCTGTCGACCCCGACGGAGCAGTGGCCTGCGCGCTCCTGCGCCTGCCGTCGTCCGGCCGCTGA
- a CDS encoding MbtH family protein, giving the protein MANPFEDPEGVYTVLVNDEGQHSLWPAFAVVPAGWTVVHDKDTRQACLDYINENWVDMRPKSLVDAMGDTSS; this is encoded by the coding sequence ATGGCCAACCCGTTCGAGGACCCCGAGGGCGTCTACACCGTTCTGGTCAACGACGAAGGACAGCACTCCCTCTGGCCCGCATTCGCCGTGGTGCCCGCAGGGTGGACCGTCGTCCACGACAAGGACACCCGACAGGCCTGCCTCGACTACATCAACGAGAACTGGGTGGACATGCGCCCGAAGAGCCTGGTGGACGCCATGGGCGACACGAGCTCCTGA